From Stenotrophomonas maltophilia, a single genomic window includes:
- a CDS encoding sigma-70 family RNA polymerase sigma factor produces MPPHHEQLGVLYRDHRAWLQGWLSGRVGNRDVADDLTQDTFARLLQGRDLAALREPRAFLTTVARGLAANWFRRQALERAYLEYLAQFPQPVLPSLEEQALVREALQQIDTMLDGLPAMARRVFLLAQFDGLRYEAISEQLGLSLSTVKRHMKRALLGCLAHAG; encoded by the coding sequence ATGCCTCCCCACCACGAACAACTGGGCGTGCTGTACCGCGATCACCGGGCCTGGCTGCAGGGCTGGCTGAGCGGCCGCGTAGGCAATCGCGATGTAGCCGATGACCTTACCCAAGACACCTTCGCGCGACTACTGCAGGGCCGCGACCTGGCCGCACTGCGCGAGCCGCGCGCGTTCCTGACTACGGTCGCGCGCGGGCTGGCCGCCAACTGGTTCCGGCGCCAGGCACTGGAGCGCGCCTACCTGGAGTACCTGGCGCAGTTTCCACAGCCGGTGCTGCCCTCGCTGGAGGAGCAGGCGCTGGTGCGCGAGGCCCTGCAGCAGATCGACACGATGCTCGACGGCCTGCCCGCGATGGCACGCCGGGTGTTCCTGCTGGCGCAGTTCGATGGGCTTCGCTATGAGGCCATCAGCGAACAGCTGGGGCTGTCACTGTCGACGGTGAAGCGGCACATGAAGCGGGCGCTGCTGGGCTGCCTGGCGCATGCCGGCTGA
- a CDS encoding FecR domain-containing protein, with the protein MPAETAAAPALPPRVLEQAADWLMRLHEDDSAAQRAQWQRWHDADPAHAHAWQRAERLLALTAQVPTALAQRTLQPPASAGRRAVLRSVAALLVAPLGGWLAWRLWDDAAWDASARTAVGERAQQVLDDGSVLHLDTGTAVDIAFDAHARLLRLRHGQMLVETAADPQRPARPFRVTTPYGTLQALGTRFSVRLFGDDALLVVQHGAVRISTPGQQRQVDAGQQLRWNLTRLPPPKPAPPGADAWVRGMLVADAMPLQQVLQELGRYQHRWLRVDPRVAGLPVSGAFPLDDLQRSLSMLAATHALRIEQGLWIHVSAAGHRG; encoded by the coding sequence ATGCCGGCTGAGACCGCCGCCGCACCGGCCCTTCCGCCGCGCGTATTGGAACAGGCCGCCGACTGGCTGATGCGCCTGCACGAGGACGACAGCGCGGCGCAGCGCGCGCAATGGCAACGCTGGCACGATGCCGATCCGGCACACGCCCACGCCTGGCAGCGCGCGGAACGTCTGTTGGCGCTGACCGCTCAGGTGCCTACAGCGCTGGCCCAGCGCACCCTGCAGCCGCCCGCGTCTGCTGGGCGCCGCGCCGTACTGCGCAGCGTCGCCGCTCTGCTGGTGGCGCCACTCGGTGGATGGCTGGCCTGGCGGTTGTGGGACGACGCGGCGTGGGATGCCAGTGCGCGCACGGCGGTGGGCGAGCGCGCCCAGCAGGTGCTGGACGATGGCAGCGTGCTGCACCTGGATACCGGCACTGCGGTCGACATCGCATTCGATGCGCATGCGCGCCTTCTGCGGCTGCGCCATGGGCAGATGCTGGTGGAGACAGCCGCGGATCCACAACGCCCGGCGAGGCCGTTCCGGGTCACGACCCCCTACGGCACGCTGCAGGCACTTGGCACCCGTTTCAGCGTGCGCCTGTTCGGGGACGACGCCCTGCTGGTCGTCCAGCACGGCGCGGTGCGGATCTCCACACCGGGTCAACAGCGCCAGGTCGACGCCGGACAGCAGCTGCGCTGGAACCTGACCCGGCTGCCACCTCCCAAGCCTGCACCACCCGGCGCTGACGCGTGGGTCCGGGGCATGCTGGTCGCCGATGCAATGCCGCTGCAGCAGGTTCTGCAGGAGCTGGGGCGCTACCAGCACCGCTGGCTGCGCGTGGATCCGCGCGTCGCCGGCCTGCCGGTGTCCGGCGCATTCCCGCTGGACGACCTGCAACGCAGCCTGTCGATGCTTGCCGCCACCCACGCGCTGCGGATCGAGCAGGGGCTGTGGATCCACGTGTCGGCTGCGGGACATCGCGGCTGA
- a CDS encoding secretin and TonB N-terminal domain-containing protein — translation MTVNLPRLRLSLLATALAATPALAQSPPDESLHVQRSILSLGSALGAFAAEHGVALSFDPALTRGRQAPSIATGLDVDAGFDALLHGSGLRAVRRADGSYTLQRAQVSAGARRTSTLHVPGQDAGSTFGGSLQLDRSYVAAQAAGNGDITRLLRIHPAVQFDNADQGSFSPGEIRPAEISINGAKFYQNAFIVDGMNFNNDIDPGADPEVYRLFSVPGGSQALALDSSLLEDITVHDSNVSAAYGGFNGGVVEASTRRPSRTFSGRLSTQSSRSSWTRYHLDSTVADSYQKASGANDGQPEFKKTTTRADLEGYLTDRIGVLASFTRKRSTIPTYNLQSHLVDDAHPEKQIQRRSIDNLFVKAVWEASDTLDIEASFTRAPEESHYFRSNVPGAGIDIIGGGRQAMLKATWSPQWGTLTQQVGWSSTEQSRHPQSADYMSWHWAEGKDWGASGSSLEGEFGDIDQAQKTLQYRADLILAPRRWLGMEHRFATGVQYQHQDVDYERLDDTYIYVSPARTTSCTNKAGITDTQTCWMGLTRTGRANTSNWPGQFFTSRTYYTRGRLDFQIDSWSAYAEDSIRAGRLSLRPGLRIDHDSYMQHTTVAPRLAMSLDLDTAGDTQLIAGANRYYGRNAATWRLRDGLDRLQYRNQRRPTLDSEWTAGTQTANGLHFDRLRIAYDDELMLGVKQQWKGWEFLGKVVNRKGRDQVVRSSSRVQDERADDPSLATHYETWSNDGRSETQIISLTVRPLHRLQFGGTSTTGLLALDWTDSRSSAPDYEDDFSTAYYENPIIRYDGSYIRYRDRPADNFNRPWTARLATTTHIPAARLTWGNTLRYRAGYRAIRDTGLKDVHDGQSVAVWERRRFAPSLIWDMRIGWEQPLSTMGTVFANVDVFNVLDRRAVNGVSSSVSRAPYYEMGRSFWLEVGYRF, via the coding sequence ATGACCGTGAACCTGCCCCGGCTTCGACTGAGCCTCCTCGCCACCGCGCTCGCCGCCACACCCGCGCTGGCTCAATCACCGCCCGATGAATCCCTGCACGTCCAGCGCAGCATTCTCTCGCTGGGCAGTGCACTGGGCGCGTTCGCCGCCGAGCATGGCGTGGCCCTGTCCTTCGACCCCGCGCTGACCCGTGGCCGCCAGGCTCCATCGATTGCCACAGGCCTGGACGTGGACGCAGGGTTCGACGCACTGCTCCACGGCAGCGGGCTGCGCGCGGTGCGCCGCGCCGATGGCAGCTACACCTTGCAGCGTGCGCAGGTGTCGGCAGGCGCACGACGCACCAGTACCCTGCACGTGCCGGGGCAGGACGCCGGCTCGACCTTCGGGGGCAGCCTGCAACTGGACCGCAGCTACGTCGCGGCGCAGGCCGCCGGCAACGGTGACATCACCCGGCTGCTGCGCATCCATCCCGCCGTGCAGTTCGACAATGCCGACCAGGGCAGCTTCAGCCCCGGCGAGATCCGCCCTGCGGAAATCAGCATCAATGGTGCGAAGTTCTATCAGAACGCGTTCATCGTCGATGGCATGAACTTCAACAACGACATCGACCCGGGTGCGGATCCGGAGGTATACCGGCTGTTCTCCGTTCCAGGCGGCTCGCAGGCGCTGGCACTGGACAGCAGCCTGCTGGAAGACATCACCGTGCATGACAGCAACGTTTCGGCCGCCTATGGTGGATTCAACGGCGGCGTTGTCGAAGCGAGCACCCGGCGACCATCACGCACCTTCAGCGGCCGCCTGTCCACCCAGTCCTCGCGATCTTCGTGGACACGCTACCACCTGGACTCCACCGTCGCAGACAGCTACCAGAAGGCGTCCGGCGCGAATGACGGGCAGCCGGAATTCAAGAAGACCACCACGCGCGCCGATCTGGAGGGCTATCTGACCGACCGCATCGGCGTCCTGGCCAGTTTCACCCGCAAACGCTCGACCATTCCCACCTACAACCTGCAGTCGCACCTGGTCGACGACGCGCATCCGGAGAAACAGATCCAGCGGCGCAGCATCGACAATCTGTTCGTCAAGGCGGTCTGGGAAGCGAGCGACACGCTCGACATCGAGGCGAGCTTTACCCGTGCGCCGGAGGAATCCCACTACTTCCGCTCCAACGTCCCCGGTGCCGGCATCGACATCATTGGCGGCGGCCGCCAGGCGATGCTCAAGGCGACGTGGTCGCCGCAATGGGGCACTCTGACCCAGCAGGTGGGCTGGAGTTCTACCGAGCAGTCCCGCCATCCGCAGTCTGCGGACTACATGAGCTGGCACTGGGCCGAGGGCAAGGACTGGGGAGCCTCAGGCAGCTCGCTGGAAGGTGAATTCGGCGATATTGACCAGGCGCAGAAGACGCTCCAGTACCGTGCCGATCTGATACTGGCACCGCGACGCTGGCTGGGCATGGAGCATCGTTTCGCGACAGGCGTCCAGTACCAGCACCAGGATGTCGACTACGAGCGCCTGGACGACACCTACATCTATGTCTCGCCGGCGCGCACCACCAGCTGTACCAACAAGGCCGGCATCACCGACACGCAGACCTGCTGGATGGGCCTGACCCGCACCGGCCGCGCCAACACCAGCAACTGGCCCGGACAGTTCTTCACCAGCCGCACCTATTACACGCGCGGCCGGCTGGACTTCCAGATCGACAGCTGGAGCGCCTACGCCGAAGACAGCATCCGCGCGGGGCGCCTGTCGTTGCGTCCCGGCCTGCGCATCGACCATGACAGCTACATGCAGCACACCACGGTCGCACCGCGCCTGGCGATGTCACTGGATCTCGACACCGCCGGCGACACCCAGCTGATCGCGGGCGCCAACCGCTACTACGGCCGCAACGCGGCCACGTGGCGGCTGCGCGATGGCCTTGATCGGCTGCAATACAGGAACCAGCGCCGCCCCACCCTCGACAGCGAGTGGACCGCAGGTACGCAGACCGCCAACGGGCTGCATTTCGATCGCCTGAGAATCGCCTACGACGATGAGCTGATGCTGGGCGTCAAGCAGCAATGGAAGGGCTGGGAGTTCCTCGGCAAGGTCGTCAACCGCAAGGGGCGTGACCAGGTCGTGCGTTCCAGCAGCCGGGTGCAGGACGAACGCGCGGATGACCCTTCGCTGGCCACCCACTACGAAACCTGGAGCAACGACGGCCGCAGCGAGACACAGATCATCAGCCTTACCGTGCGCCCCCTGCACCGCCTGCAGTTCGGCGGAACCAGCACCACGGGCCTGCTGGCGCTGGACTGGACCGACAGCCGCTCTTCTGCGCCCGACTACGAGGACGACTTCAGCACCGCGTACTACGAGAATCCGATCATCCGCTACGACGGCAGCTACATCCGCTACCGCGATCGTCCGGCAGACAACTTCAACCGCCCATGGACCGCGCGACTGGCCACCACCACGCACATCCCGGCAGCTCGGCTGACCTGGGGCAATACGCTCCGCTACCGGGCCGGGTATCGCGCGATCCGGGACACCGGACTGAAGGATGTCCATGACGGCCAGAGCGTCGCGGTCTGGGAAAGACGGCGGTTTGCCCCTTCGTTGATCTGGGACATGCGCATCGGCTGGGAGCAGCCGTTGTCGACGATGGGCACGGTGTTCGCCAACGTGGATGTGTTCAACGTGCTGGATCGGCGCGCGGTGAATGGCGTATCCAGCAGTGTCAGCCGCGCGCCGTACTACGAAATGGGACGCTCGTTCTGGCTCGAAGTGGGCTACCGGTTCTGA
- a CDS encoding cytochrome-c peroxidase encodes MRRRRLGWSAVLVSAVLASAAQPRPSQPVCAPAPGKAERWDGACLRALYSSPSTRWPAPEVEPGVAWKELAPLPSPVDPPDNPSTPAKVALGRRLFFDPVLSKSRQLACASCHDPDLGWADGRRVSFGHDRQPGRRNAPSVATSAQVAPLFWDGRAATLEAQALHPIADPIEMGFTTQGAVRRLRRDASYRADFAAVFAQPRIDAAQLGQAIAAFERSLTPRNSRFDRFLRGDTRALDDAQLRGLHLFRTQAGCMNCHSGAALTDNGFHNLGLHFHGRARQDLGRYEVTGDPADSGRFRTPSLRGVANTAPYMHNGLIPRLSGVLAFYNVGGARPRAPGSLPADAAPFPEPDPLLRPRGLGRQDLQDIEAFLQSL; translated from the coding sequence GTGCGCCGCCGCAGGCTTGGCTGGAGTGCAGTGCTGGTCAGCGCCGTGCTGGCCAGCGCTGCACAGCCACGTCCTTCCCAGCCGGTCTGCGCGCCTGCTCCGGGCAAGGCGGAACGCTGGGATGGCGCCTGCCTGCGTGCGCTCTACAGCAGCCCCAGTACGCGCTGGCCCGCGCCGGAGGTCGAACCCGGCGTGGCGTGGAAGGAACTGGCCCCACTGCCGTCGCCCGTCGATCCACCGGACAATCCTTCCACGCCAGCCAAGGTGGCACTGGGGCGGCGGCTGTTCTTCGATCCGGTTCTTTCGAAGTCGCGGCAGCTGGCCTGCGCCAGCTGCCACGATCCGGACCTGGGCTGGGCCGATGGTCGCCGCGTGTCCTTCGGTCATGATCGCCAGCCCGGCCGCCGCAATGCACCCAGCGTGGCCACCAGCGCACAGGTGGCACCGCTGTTCTGGGATGGACGCGCGGCCACGCTGGAAGCGCAGGCGCTGCATCCCATCGCCGATCCCATCGAGATGGGGTTCACCACGCAGGGCGCCGTGCGTCGCCTGCGCCGCGATGCATCCTATCGTGCTGACTTCGCCGCGGTGTTCGCGCAGCCGCGCATCGATGCCGCCCAGCTCGGCCAGGCCATCGCCGCCTTCGAGCGCAGCCTGACGCCGCGCAACAGTCGCTTCGATCGCTTCCTGCGCGGCGATACGCGTGCACTGGACGACGCCCAGCTGCGCGGCCTGCACCTGTTCCGCACGCAGGCCGGTTGCATGAACTGCCACAGCGGGGCAGCACTGACCGACAACGGCTTCCACAACCTGGGCCTGCATTTCCACGGCCGCGCGCGGCAGGATCTGGGGCGCTACGAAGTGACCGGCGATCCCGCCGACAGCGGGCGCTTCCGCACGCCCTCGCTGCGAGGCGTGGCCAACACGGCACCGTACATGCACAACGGCCTGATCCCGCGCCTGTCGGGCGTGCTGGCGTTCTACAACGTGGGCGGCGCGCGCCCGCGCGCACCGGGCTCGCTGCCGGCTGATGCGGCGCCGTTCCCAGAGCCGGATCCACTGCTGCGGCCGCGCGGGCTGGGCCGCCAGGATCTGCAGGACATCGAGGCGTTCCTGCAGAGCCTGTAG
- a CDS encoding aspartyl protease family protein, translating to MHRMWLGVSALFATTVASAAAVETRDGELGDPYGYTRSVRLAELSRLQTLGKSPGVKGKLGQAGFYRVRGELDRSSQAAQECLEAVASEAADSVKGVEYLCSATLAGNLLLRGDIAGWATQMLQVRTLMERDIRPMLSPKLRDIHLAGISEPHFERFTAWPRNAMAAQAPARDVSVPLQLDNELPTLSLKLRTAAGERELRVHLDSGAAHSRIGRALATELGLTLTEGFMAVDGSPGKLYALAAPVELDIGGVAVRDVSFAVLGQDDLPRIGLDVLRALGRVRVNKDALVIQATASPVPCTRRMATLSSLWADAYDVRYPIRAGKQNVLVKVDTGFNGAFQARGTLPATPPASAIRRKNVITTEGSEDIQFVEATTPVMIGEEVLNLPMDLGLAPGPNPLFNPDWRVGFAATQRYSLYMDVEGTYGCPVAVAAAPPLLPPKPATTLPAGG from the coding sequence ATGCATCGAATGTGGTTGGGCGTGAGTGCGTTGTTCGCCACGACAGTGGCCTCGGCGGCGGCCGTTGAGACGCGCGATGGCGAACTGGGCGATCCCTACGGCTACACCCGCAGCGTGCGCCTTGCCGAACTGTCCCGGCTGCAGACGCTGGGCAAGTCACCCGGTGTGAAGGGCAAGCTGGGCCAGGCGGGTTTCTACCGCGTGCGCGGCGAGCTGGACCGCTCCAGCCAGGCGGCCCAGGAGTGCCTGGAGGCCGTGGCCAGCGAGGCGGCCGACAGTGTGAAGGGGGTCGAGTACCTGTGTTCGGCCACCCTGGCCGGCAATCTGCTCCTGCGGGGCGATATCGCGGGTTGGGCGACGCAGATGCTCCAGGTCCGCACGCTGATGGAGCGCGATATCCGCCCCATGCTGAGCCCCAAGCTGCGCGACATCCATCTTGCCGGCATCAGCGAGCCGCATTTCGAGCGGTTTACCGCATGGCCGCGCAACGCCATGGCGGCGCAGGCGCCTGCCCGCGACGTCAGTGTCCCCCTGCAGTTGGACAACGAACTGCCGACGCTCAGCCTGAAGCTGCGCACCGCAGCCGGTGAACGCGAGCTGCGCGTGCATCTGGACAGCGGCGCCGCACACTCGCGCATCGGCCGAGCGCTGGCGACCGAGCTTGGCTTGACGCTGACCGAGGGCTTCATGGCGGTCGATGGCAGCCCTGGCAAGTTGTATGCGCTGGCAGCACCGGTCGAGCTGGACATCGGTGGTGTCGCCGTTCGCGATGTGTCCTTTGCGGTACTGGGCCAGGACGACCTGCCACGCATCGGCCTGGACGTGCTGCGCGCGTTGGGCCGGGTGCGGGTCAACAAGGATGCGCTGGTGATCCAGGCCACGGCCAGTCCGGTGCCGTGCACGCGGCGGATGGCCACGCTGTCCTCGCTATGGGCGGATGCGTACGACGTCCGCTATCCGATCCGCGCTGGCAAGCAGAACGTGCTGGTCAAGGTGGATACCGGCTTCAACGGCGCCTTCCAGGCCCGCGGAACGTTGCCGGCCACGCCACCCGCGTCGGCGATCCGGCGCAAGAACGTGATCACCACCGAAGGCAGCGAAGACATCCAGTTCGTGGAGGCGACCACGCCGGTCATGATCGGGGAAGAAGTGCTGAACCTGCCGATGGACCTGGGGCTGGCGCCCGGGCCCAACCCGCTGTTCAACCCGGACTGGCGCGTGGGCTTTGCCGCGACCCAGCGCTACAGCCTGTACATGGATGTTGAAGGCACCTATGGCTGCCCGGTGGCCGTTGCGGCGGCGCCACCGCTGTTGCCGCCCAAGCCGGCTACCACGCTGCCTGCAGGCGGCTGA
- a CDS encoding DUF3014 domain-containing protein codes for MQSGKAVWPWVLGVVVIGGAGGWLFRDQLKGLADGVSVPVQSPPASSGAPPQPKATTAPAPAPPPIKHPLDTGAAADPALPKLADGDAAAWGALSQLFQGEGPLTLLLRDHLIQRLVTQVDNLDKPSVPPTALAARPLPGSLQVEPVESGERIAAANAARYAPYVQAFTALDPAATAAAYKRFYPLIQQAYVDLGRPEGYFNDRLVAVIDHLLDTPELVQSPQVERDERGRYRFVDPTLQSRSIGQKALLRMDAAQARAVKQQLQAIRSAIARG; via the coding sequence ATGCAGAGTGGAAAGGCGGTATGGCCCTGGGTGCTGGGCGTGGTGGTGATCGGTGGCGCGGGGGGCTGGTTGTTCCGCGATCAGCTGAAGGGCCTGGCGGACGGTGTGTCGGTGCCGGTGCAGTCACCTCCCGCCAGCAGCGGTGCACCGCCACAACCGAAGGCAACCACAGCGCCCGCGCCAGCACCCCCGCCGATCAAGCATCCGCTCGATACCGGGGCCGCCGCCGACCCGGCGCTGCCGAAGCTGGCTGACGGCGATGCCGCCGCCTGGGGCGCGCTGAGCCAGCTGTTCCAGGGCGAGGGGCCGTTGACCCTGCTGCTGCGCGATCATCTGATCCAGCGCCTGGTGACCCAGGTCGACAACCTGGACAAGCCCAGTGTGCCGCCGACCGCACTGGCCGCGCGCCCACTGCCGGGCAGCCTGCAGGTGGAACCCGTTGAAAGCGGCGAGCGGATTGCCGCGGCCAATGCGGCGCGCTATGCGCCCTACGTGCAGGCGTTCACTGCGCTGGACCCCGCGGCGACGGCGGCTGCGTACAAGCGCTTCTATCCGCTGATCCAGCAGGCCTATGTCGACCTGGGCCGGCCCGAAGGCTATTTCAACGACCGCCTGGTCGCGGTGATCGACCATCTGCTGGACACGCCGGAACTGGTGCAGTCGCCGCAGGTGGAACGCGATGAACGCGGCCGCTACCGCTTTGTCGATCCCACGTTGCAGTCGAGGTCGATCGGCCAGAAGGCGCTGCTGCGCATGGACGCGGCGCAGGCGCGGGCGGTCAAGCAGCAGCTGCAGGCGATCCGCAGCGCGATCGCTCGCGGCTGA
- a CDS encoding glutathione S-transferase codes for MQYALYYWTGIQGRGEFVRLALEDAGADYIDMARVHGDAVMQPFLDGNSEGALPFAPPFLKAGRQVIAQVAAILDFLGPTLDLVPQAASRRMQALQLQLTIADLVAEVHDTHHPIAASKYYEEQKTEAKARAASLRGERLPKFLGHFEQVLAANGGRHALREHSYVDLSLFQLLSGLDYMFPRRMQALAPTLPLLRALQERVAKRPNIAAYLTSERRLAFNTNGIFRHYPELDAER; via the coding sequence ATGCAGTACGCGCTGTACTACTGGACCGGCATCCAGGGCCGGGGTGAATTCGTGCGGCTGGCGCTGGAAGATGCCGGCGCCGATTACATCGACATGGCGCGGGTGCATGGCGATGCAGTAATGCAGCCGTTCCTCGATGGAAACAGCGAGGGAGCACTGCCCTTCGCACCACCGTTCCTGAAGGCGGGCCGCCAGGTGATCGCGCAGGTGGCGGCAATCCTGGATTTTCTCGGTCCGACCCTGGATCTGGTGCCGCAGGCCGCGTCGCGGCGGATGCAGGCGCTGCAGTTGCAACTGACCATCGCCGACCTGGTGGCCGAGGTGCATGACACCCACCATCCGATCGCCGCGTCGAAATACTACGAAGAGCAGAAGACCGAGGCCAAGGCACGTGCGGCTTCACTGCGTGGCGAACGACTGCCGAAGTTCCTCGGCCATTTCGAACAGGTACTGGCCGCCAACGGTGGCCGCCATGCCCTGCGCGAGCACTCCTATGTGGACCTGTCGCTGTTCCAGCTGCTGAGTGGGCTGGACTACATGTTCCCACGGCGGATGCAGGCGTTGGCGCCCACCCTGCCCCTGCTGCGTGCGCTGCAGGAGCGCGTGGCGAAGCGCCCGAACATCGCCGCCTACCTCACTTCGGAACGGCGGCTGGCGTTCAATACCAACGGCATCTTCCGCCACTACCCGGAACTCGACGCAGAACGGTAG
- a CDS encoding thiamine pyrophosphate-dependent enzyme: protein MSKRVAEIVVDTLQQAGVRRCYGIVGDTLNHVTDAMHGSDIAWVHVRHEEVAAFAAGADSLVSGELTACAGSCGPGGLHFINGIFESNRNRAPMVLIASQIVTSELGMEFPQEVDFKAVYGSCTVFCEQVHSPAQARRVVALACQAAISRRGVAVVILPADISEAEVKHDVPFSVHYTQPVLRPSDAELQRIAELLGQGRRIGIYAGAGCQGAHPQLLELARRLQAPVAHTSRAKDFVEPDNPYNMGMTGIFGIESGFHTLMECDTLLLLGADFAWGQFYPDKATIIQVDRDGSHLGRRHPVNLGVVGDIAPTLDALLPMLPPREDSSFLDECVERRDKALKKREQEEQPGEGELIHPQHLTALLSKYATDDALFTADGGSPMVWVLRHIRVNGRRRTLTSLLHGTMANAMPQALGLQKAFPGRQVISLSGDGGLAMLLGDLLTAVQENLPIKVVVFNNGSLNFVELEQKVEGLLDNYTDLKNPDFGRLAEVIGFHGRTVTRSEDLEEAVQDFLSQRGPALLDVHTSRAELVMPPQIEAKQVAGTALYAAKAVLNGRFDDVKHLLVDNFLKK, encoded by the coding sequence ATGAGCAAGCGCGTGGCCGAGATTGTGGTGGACACCCTGCAGCAGGCAGGCGTCCGCCGCTGTTATGGCATCGTGGGCGATACGCTCAACCATGTGACCGATGCGATGCATGGCAGCGACATTGCCTGGGTGCACGTACGCCATGAGGAAGTGGCCGCGTTCGCCGCCGGTGCCGATTCGCTGGTGAGTGGCGAACTGACCGCCTGTGCCGGCTCCTGTGGCCCCGGTGGCCTGCATTTCATCAACGGCATCTTCGAAAGCAATCGCAATCGCGCGCCGATGGTGCTGATCGCCAGCCAGATCGTCACCAGCGAGCTGGGCATGGAGTTCCCGCAGGAAGTGGATTTCAAGGCGGTCTATGGCAGCTGCACGGTGTTCTGCGAACAGGTGCACAGCCCCGCGCAGGCGCGGCGCGTGGTGGCGCTGGCCTGCCAAGCCGCGATCAGCCGCCGCGGCGTGGCGGTGGTGATCCTGCCGGCCGACATCAGCGAGGCCGAAGTGAAGCACGATGTGCCGTTCTCGGTGCACTACACCCAGCCGGTGCTGCGCCCCTCTGATGCTGAACTGCAGCGCATCGCCGAGCTGCTGGGGCAGGGCAGGCGCATCGGCATCTATGCCGGTGCAGGTTGCCAGGGCGCACACCCGCAGCTGCTGGAATTGGCGCGGCGCCTGCAGGCGCCGGTCGCGCATACCTCGCGCGCCAAGGACTTCGTCGAGCCTGACAACCCCTACAACATGGGCATGACCGGCATCTTCGGCATCGAATCGGGCTTCCACACGCTGATGGAATGCGACACGTTGCTGCTGCTCGGCGCTGATTTCGCGTGGGGCCAGTTCTATCCGGACAAGGCCACGATCATCCAGGTTGACCGCGACGGCAGCCATCTGGGCCGCCGCCATCCGGTGAACCTGGGCGTGGTCGGTGACATCGCGCCGACGCTGGACGCCTTGTTGCCGATGCTGCCGCCACGCGAGGACAGCAGCTTCCTGGACGAATGCGTCGAGCGCCGCGACAAGGCACTGAAGAAGCGTGAGCAGGAAGAGCAGCCGGGCGAGGGTGAGTTGATCCATCCGCAGCATCTGACCGCGTTGTTGTCGAAGTACGCGACGGACGACGCGCTGTTCACCGCCGACGGTGGCTCACCGATGGTGTGGGTGCTGCGGCATATCCGGGTAAACGGCCGCCGCCGTACGCTGACCAGCCTGTTGCACGGCACGATGGCCAACGCGATGCCACAGGCGCTGGGCCTGCAGAAGGCGTTCCCGGGGCGGCAGGTGATCTCGTTGTCCGGCGACGGCGGCCTGGCGATGCTGCTGGGCGACCTGCTGACCGCCGTGCAGGAAAACCTGCCGATCAAGGTGGTGGTGTTCAACAACGGCTCGCTGAATTTCGTCGAGCTGGAGCAGAAGGTGGAAGGCCTGCTGGACAACTACACCGACCTGAAGAACCCGGATTTCGGCCGCCTGGCCGAGGTGATCGGCTTCCACGGCCGCACCGTCACCCGCAGCGAGGATCTGGAAGAGGCGGTGCAGGACTTCCTGTCCCAGCGCGGCCCGGCGTTGCTGGATGTGCATACCAGCCGCGCGGAGCTGGTGATGCCGCCGCAGATCGAGGCGAAGCAGGTCGCGGGTACCGCGCTGTATGCGGCCAAAGCGGTGTTGAACGGCCGCTTCGACGACGTGAAGCATCTGCTGGTGGACAACTTCCTGAAGAAGTAA
- a CDS encoding XAC2610-related protein, protein MDYREWVLGVVLAGVLAPSAQAGGDGGETLRFQVAAHVQAHADPQQDGNIAVQLSPSGKRQTLAGAADADGNSRWDLEDVDFDGYPELIARASVGMVNEAVAVYRFDPASGGFRALRAETHGKDSCGDLMGLTVDRASRTLTSSCRSGPMWYADQYRFAGSKLYLYRAESVLMLGDTLNAALHWEQSDEQGPLAVWRTYDPAGKVRESAIADGLGAPPDGPLRGQQATVVPARLFLFDRPGASSTPRYLVQGDRVEMLDEQDGWMKLRYQNPKRGAVLGWINVND, encoded by the coding sequence ATGGATTACAGGGAGTGGGTGCTGGGCGTGGTGCTGGCTGGCGTGCTGGCACCGTCGGCGCAGGCGGGCGGGGACGGCGGCGAAACCCTGCGGTTCCAGGTGGCCGCTCACGTGCAGGCGCACGCTGATCCGCAGCAGGACGGCAACATTGCGGTGCAGCTTTCGCCGTCGGGCAAGCGCCAGACGCTGGCCGGCGCGGCGGATGCGGACGGCAACTCGCGGTGGGATCTGGAGGACGTCGACTTCGATGGCTATCCGGAACTGATCGCACGCGCATCGGTGGGCATGGTCAATGAAGCGGTGGCGGTGTACCGCTTTGATCCGGCCAGTGGCGGGTTCCGTGCGCTGCGGGCTGAAACCCATGGCAAGGACAGCTGCGGTGACCTGATGGGGCTGACGGTCGATCGTGCGAGTCGCACCCTGACCAGCAGTTGCCGCAGTGGTCCGATGTGGTACGCCGACCAGTACCGGTTTGCAGGTTCGAAGCTCTATCTGTACCGCGCCGAGAGCGTATTGATGCTGGGCGACACGCTGAACGCCGCGCTGCATTGGGAACAAAGCGACGAGCAAGGGCCACTGGCGGTCTGGCGGACCTATGACCCCGCTGGAAAAGTACGTGAGAGCGCCATCGCCGATGGCCTGGGCGCACCGCCCGACGGGCCGCTGCGCGGTCAGCAGGCAACGGTGGTGCCAGCGCGCCTGTTCCTGTTCGACAGGCCCGGCGCGTCCAGCACCCCGCGTTACCTGGTGCAGGGCGACCGTGTGGAAATGCTGGATGAACAGGACGGCTGGATGAAGCTGCGCTACCAGAATCCGAAACGCGGTGCGGTGCTGGGCTGGATCAACGTCAACGATTAA